A stretch of the Candidatus Bandiella numerosa genome encodes the following:
- a CDS encoding outer membrane protein, with translation MINMNKITLGAGVLYTLSSLISTHAEEGKTYVAGNFGVGISAKKFDYDPNHNDIDPTKLKNSMNFGVALGYKVADHVRAELAINRFQNFKYQATDKQDTDMTYSQKISSTSAFINGYYDIKEMNGFMPYITAGVGFSKNKAGDFSVNSPSNEPTVFNGKAQTEFGWNAGVGIAYNLNERITLDLLNYKYYDLGKVSTDKDDEGDVYGGKLKVHSINTGIRIKF, from the coding sequence ATGATTAATATGAACAAAATTACATTAGGTGCTGGTGTATTATATACATTATCATCTTTAATTTCTACACATGCTGAAGAAGGCAAAACATATGTTGCTGGAAACTTTGGAGTTGGAATTTCTGCAAAGAAATTTGATTATGACCCAAATCATAATGATATAGATCCAACAAAACTAAAAAACTCCATGAATTTTGGTGTTGCTTTAGGGTATAAAGTTGCAGATCATGTTCGTGCAGAGCTTGCGATTAATCGTTTTCAAAATTTCAAATATCAAGCAACTGATAAGCAAGATACAGATATGACTTATAGCCAAAAAATAAGCTCAACATCTGCGTTTATCAATGGATATTACGACATAAAAGAAATGAATGGATTTATGCCATATATCACAGCTGGAGTTGGATTTTCAAAAAACAAAGCTGGTGATTTTTCTGTTAATTCACCAAGTAATGAACCAACAGTTTTCAACGGTAAAGCACAAACAGAATTTGGATGGAATGCTGGAGTTGGAATTGCATATAACCTAAATGAAAGAATCACTTTAGATTTGCTAAATTACAAATATTACGATTTAGGAAAAGTTAGCACTGATAAAGATGATGAAGGTGATGTTTATGGAGGAAAACTGAAAGTTCACAGCATTAACACTGGAATAAGAATAAAATTTTAA
- a CDS encoding glycoside hydrolase TIM-barrel-like domain-containing protein — translation MSFEIFGNSLSFKIGKLFGGILNKKLFKNKVFLSTEGKRLETINVQTVKYGKEIPIVYGNVKLAGNIIWDSGLKELKNVISKSHNTPNQSSEYSYTKYEYKISLAIALCEGKIEGVSRIWINNVGINKSLYNIRVYNGSNQQLPDPLIEKVEGKGKTCAFRGIAYVVFEDFPISKFKNQIPKFNFEVIRNSNINNPNNLQNLINSVVIIPGSGEYVYDTQIQKKSYYKNEPYEYIEISINNNTDHSQSDAVVSLNQLKTTLPNVKWVSPMVNWYATNLDAGISKILPGVEYQGGKVTVTPDEWKVSNYDRNTAYVISKKHNQPIYGGTINDMSILRFLDELKNRGYSIMFYPMVLVDEHNKPWRGRIYANNESDVNNFFDGEIGYNQFILHYAKLVKGKVDAFLIGSEMIGLTKFKSKGDKFPAVEKLIELAKQVKEILGKNVKISYGADWSEFHHTDGGWYNLDKLWASEYIDFVGIDAYFPLTNNNKTTYELQEVIDAWEAGEGYDYYLDAKGKKQPLDAKYAWKNIKWWWENKHINPDGNKTNWQPKSKKIWFTEIGFPSIDCATNQPNVFYDPSSAESNIPKHSKGKVDFQAQKIGLLATEMKWKDSSMIENKFIWAWDARPYPSWPDRRDVWADGDCWIKGHWIQGKFFQSNLNAVLLDICKKANLKPDQIDVSKINSDIIGFCIFDNSAAKNIIKDLSKLYHFAVYEEGQKIDFIPKESRALNQIDSGDIVVKQDDMQSTFSVYKLGSEELISEVKLNYILYDQEYVLTNATAKNYQLNHNNEFFMDASIILTESEADGMVQKLLNDFSIQDTIVAFALPITYAYLKPNDLIQIEYKSQCYTLEIVKIEIKNISTINIFGIQVS, via the coding sequence ATGTCATTTGAAATATTTGGTAATTCATTAAGTTTTAAAATTGGTAAATTATTTGGAGGTATTTTAAATAAGAAGCTATTTAAAAATAAAGTTTTTTTAAGCACTGAAGGCAAGAGGCTGGAAACAATCAACGTGCAAACTGTAAAATACGGTAAGGAAATACCAATTGTTTATGGAAATGTGAAATTAGCAGGTAACATAATATGGGATTCAGGCTTAAAAGAATTAAAAAATGTTATTTCCAAAAGCCATAATACTCCAAATCAAAGTTCAGAGTATTCTTATACTAAATATGAATACAAAATTTCACTTGCAATTGCCCTATGTGAAGGCAAAATTGAAGGCGTTTCAAGAATTTGGATCAATAATGTAGGTATAAATAAAAGCTTATATAACATCCGTGTTTATAACGGTTCAAATCAGCAATTACCCGATCCTCTTATTGAAAAAGTTGAAGGAAAGGGAAAAACGTGCGCATTTAGAGGAATTGCATATGTTGTGTTTGAAGATTTTCCGATAAGTAAATTCAAAAATCAAATTCCAAAATTTAATTTTGAAGTTATAAGAAATAGTAATATCAATAACCCAAATAATTTACAGAATTTGATAAATTCGGTAGTTATAATACCTGGAAGCGGAGAGTATGTTTATGACACGCAAATACAGAAAAAAAGCTATTACAAAAATGAACCTTATGAATACATAGAAATAAGTATTAATAATAATACAGATCATAGCCAAAGTGATGCTGTGGTTTCCTTAAATCAGCTAAAAACAACATTGCCAAATGTAAAATGGGTATCGCCTATGGTTAATTGGTATGCAACTAATTTAGATGCAGGGATTTCTAAGATATTGCCAGGTGTCGAATATCAAGGTGGAAAAGTAACAGTGACTCCCGATGAATGGAAAGTTTCAAATTACGACAGAAATACTGCCTATGTCATTTCTAAAAAACATAATCAACCAATTTATGGTGGCACAATAAATGACATGAGTATTTTGAGGTTTTTGGATGAATTGAAGAACAGGGGATACTCAATTATGTTTTATCCAATGGTATTGGTGGATGAACACAATAAACCATGGAGAGGCAGGATATATGCAAATAATGAAAGTGATGTAAACAATTTCTTTGACGGGGAGATTGGTTATAATCAATTTATTTTACATTATGCAAAGCTTGTAAAGGGTAAAGTTGATGCTTTTTTGATTGGGTCTGAGATGATAGGGCTTACAAAATTTAAATCTAAGGGAGATAAATTTCCAGCTGTTGAAAAATTAATTGAGTTGGCAAAGCAGGTGAAGGAAATTTTGGGTAAAAATGTAAAGATATCATACGGGGCAGATTGGAGCGAATTTCATCATACCGATGGTGGATGGTATAATTTAGATAAACTATGGGCATCTGAGTATATTGATTTCGTTGGGATTGATGCATATTTTCCTCTAACAAATAATAATAAAACAACTTATGAGCTTCAAGAGGTCATAGATGCTTGGGAAGCAGGGGAAGGATATGACTATTACCTTGATGCTAAAGGAAAAAAGCAACCGCTTGATGCAAAATATGCATGGAAAAATATTAAGTGGTGGTGGGAGAATAAGCACATAAATCCTGATGGCAATAAAACAAATTGGCAACCCAAATCTAAGAAAATATGGTTTACGGAAATAGGGTTTCCCTCAATAGATTGTGCCACCAACCAACCAAATGTTTTTTATGACCCAAGTAGTGCTGAATCTAATATTCCAAAGCATTCAAAAGGAAAAGTGGATTTTCAGGCTCAAAAAATAGGTTTACTTGCAACTGAAATGAAGTGGAAAGATTCTAGCATGATTGAAAATAAGTTCATCTGGGCATGGGACGCAAGACCATACCCAAGTTGGCCAGATAGAAGAGATGTTTGGGCAGATGGTGATTGCTGGATTAAAGGACACTGGATACAAGGTAAATTTTTTCAATCTAACCTAAATGCCGTGCTACTCGATATATGTAAAAAGGCAAATTTGAAACCAGACCAAATAGACGTTAGCAAAATCAATAGTGACATCATTGGTTTTTGTATATTTGATAACTCAGCTGCAAAAAATATCATCAAAGACCTAAGTAAATTATATCACTTTGCCGTATATGAGGAGGGGCAAAAAATTGACTTTATTCCTAAAGAGAGCAGGGCGCTCAATCAGATTGATAGTGGTGATATTGTGGTTAAGCAGGACGATATGCAAAGCACGTTTTCAGTTTATAAATTAGGTAGTGAGGAGCTCATCTCTGAAGTGAAATTAAACTATATCCTTTATGATCAAGAATATGTTTTAACCAATGCAACTGCCAAAAACTATCAACTAAATCATAATAATGAATTTTTCATGGATGCTTCAATAATCTTAACTGAATCTGAAGCTGATGGAATGGTGCAAAAATTACTGAACGATTTTAGCATCCAAGACACAATTGTAGCCTTTGCATTACCAATTACATATGCATATCTAAAGCCCAACGACCTAATACAAATTGAATATAAATCACAATGCTATACTCTTGAAATTGTTAAAATTGAAATAAAAAACATCTCAACCATCAATATTTTTGGCATCCAAGTTTCCTAA
- a CDS encoding M48 family metallopeptidase, with product MNKIADITKEYNLKVRKSTKAKNVVIRIVNQHVELVLPLGVSEKFGYKFLLSKEKWIQDKLKNLSRNFTCAKLIRTEYPIFGELHQLVHTETTLYSSIFIKNNQLVVYSKKCSLNNALKAFLKNILSSEIDALCAFYARQYNFKYNKIAIKELRTKWGSCSSLKNLNFNWRIIFAPKNILNYLVIHELCHLKEMNHSNKFWNLIAEIDPNYKESRLWLKKNGHQLYKYLPN from the coding sequence ATGAATAAAATTGCAGATATAACTAAAGAGTATAACCTAAAAGTCAGGAAAAGTACTAAGGCAAAAAATGTGGTTATAAGGATAGTAAATCAACATGTTGAGTTAGTGTTGCCTTTGGGAGTTTCAGAAAAATTTGGATATAAGTTTTTATTGAGCAAAGAAAAATGGATTCAAGATAAATTAAAAAATCTATCCAGAAATTTTACATGTGCTAAGCTTATTCGCACTGAATATCCAATTTTTGGTGAATTACATCAACTTGTTCACACCGAAACAACTTTATATTCAAGTATATTCATAAAAAATAATCAACTCGTTGTGTATTCAAAAAAATGTAGTTTAAATAATGCATTAAAAGCGTTTTTAAAAAATATACTATCATCTGAAATAGATGCTTTATGCGCTTTCTATGCCAGGCAATATAATTTTAAATATAATAAAATAGCAATCAAAGAACTTCGTACTAAATGGGGAAGTTGCTCCTCATTAAAAAATCTTAATTTCAATTGGAGAATTATATTTGCACCAAAAAATATTCTAAACTATTTGGTTATTCATGAGCTTTGTCATTTAAAAGAAATGAACCACAGTAATAAATTTTGGAACCTCATTGCTGAAATTGATCCAAATTATAAAGAGTCAAGATTATGGCTGAAAAAAAATGGGCACCAATTATATAAATATCTGCCAAATTGA
- the dksA gene encoding RNA polymerase-binding protein DksA: MNEKITELPENYRPSEDEEYMNDMHLEYFRRKLIAWKDSLTQESKETIDHLKHERLNEPDVNDRASIESDVNFELRTRDRYRKLIDKINAALQRIKTGSYGFCVKNFEPIGLKRLEARPIATLSIRAQEEHERAEKIYNDE; this comes from the coding sequence ATGAATGAAAAGATTACTGAGCTTCCAGAAAATTATAGACCTTCAGAAGATGAAGAGTATATGAATGATATGCATTTAGAGTATTTCAGAAGAAAGCTTATTGCATGGAAAGATAGTTTGACTCAGGAGTCTAAGGAAACTATTGATCATTTGAAGCATGAAAGGCTTAATGAACCTGATGTTAATGATAGAGCTTCGATTGAATCAGATGTAAATTTTGAACTCAGAACCAGAGATCGTTATAGAAAATTAATTGATAAAATTAATGCTGCGTTGCAAAGAATAAAAACAGGTAGCTATGGATTTTGTGTCAAAAATTTTGAACCAATAGGATTAAAAAGATTAGAAGCAAGACCTATTGCTACATTAAGTATCAGAGCTCAAGAAGAGCATGAAAGAGCGGAAAAAATATATAATGATGAGTGA
- a CDS encoding leucyl aminopeptidase produces the protein MNIKKDCIMEFSFNKLAFNASEKFGVLFLSDTKKLPSFLKSSAKLITETLEMFENFGCKFGEILVTTIEINGEIKRFLFCGTGEVNKLSRVKIQKLGGNIADKLNSLKVCKAAIFIDNEELKDQEDFFIENICEGIKLKNYVFDKYYVDKKDKHKIFLEKINVYSNSLNVEKIFSMREKIINSTHFVRDLVSEPGNVLNPDSFVLVCKDLEKLGVKVKIIDKKSLKELGMNAILAVGQGSDFGTFAILMEWNGDKSPNKNDKPIAFIGKGVTFDTGGINLKPSGPSITMMKYDMGGAAVVTGLIKSLAERKAKINVVGVIGLAENMPSSSAQRPGDVITSMSGQTIEVDNTDAEGRLLLADVMWYAQENFKPKIMIDLATLTGAIVVALGHHNAGIFSNDDDLVKKLHQAGEEVGERVWRLPLDEFYDDLINSNIADVRNVGKGGAGSITAAQFLKRFVQKNCAWAHIDIAGVNWLDDGGDCSPKGATGYGVRLLNEFLIKNYEK, from the coding sequence ATGAATATTAAAAAGGATTGTATTATGGAATTTTCATTTAATAAACTTGCATTTAACGCCAGTGAAAAATTTGGTGTTTTGTTTTTATCAGACACTAAGAAGTTGCCATCATTTTTAAAATCTAGTGCTAAATTAATAACTGAAACATTAGAGATGTTTGAAAATTTTGGTTGTAAGTTTGGAGAAATATTAGTTACGACAATTGAAATTAATGGGGAGATAAAGAGATTTTTATTTTGTGGTACTGGTGAAGTAAATAAATTGAGTAGAGTGAAAATTCAAAAATTAGGTGGTAATATTGCAGATAAATTAAATTCATTAAAAGTGTGTAAAGCTGCGATTTTTATAGATAATGAAGAGCTAAAAGACCAAGAAGATTTCTTTATTGAAAATATATGTGAAGGAATAAAATTGAAAAATTATGTATTTGACAAATATTATGTTGATAAAAAAGATAAGCATAAAATTTTTCTAGAAAAAATAAATGTTTATTCCAATAGCTTAAATGTGGAGAAAATTTTTTCTATGAGAGAAAAAATCATTAATTCCACTCATTTTGTAAGAGATTTAGTTTCTGAGCCTGGAAACGTTCTAAATCCAGATAGCTTTGTTTTAGTATGTAAAGATCTTGAGAAATTAGGTGTTAAAGTAAAAATTATTGATAAAAAAAGTTTAAAAGAATTAGGAATGAATGCGATACTAGCTGTTGGGCAAGGTAGTGATTTTGGAACATTTGCTATATTAATGGAATGGAATGGTGATAAATCTCCCAATAAGAACGATAAACCTATTGCATTTATAGGTAAAGGAGTAACATTTGATACTGGAGGCATCAATTTGAAGCCATCTGGGCCATCTATTACTATGATGAAATATGATATGGGTGGCGCTGCTGTAGTAACTGGCTTAATAAAATCTCTTGCAGAAAGGAAAGCGAAAATTAATGTTGTAGGAGTGATAGGTTTAGCAGAAAATATGCCTTCTAGTAGTGCGCAAAGACCAGGTGATGTTATTACCTCAATGTCTGGGCAAACTATTGAAGTTGACAATACAGATGCTGAGGGTAGATTACTTTTGGCAGATGTAATGTGGTATGCGCAAGAAAATTTTAAGCCAAAAATTATGATTGATTTGGCAACATTAACAGGCGCTATAGTAGTAGCTTTAGGGCATCATAATGCTGGAATATTTTCTAATGATGATGATTTAGTAAAGAAGTTGCATCAAGCAGGTGAAGAAGTTGGAGAAAGGGTTTGGAGGTTGCCTTTGGATGAATTTTATGATGATTTAATTAACTCAAATATTGCAGATGTAAGGAATGTTGGTAAGGGTGGTGCAGGTAGCATAACAGCGGCACAATTTCTAAAACGGTTTGTTCAAAAAAATTGTGCATGGGCGCACATTGATATAGCAGGTGTTAATTGGCTAGATGATGGTGGTGATTGCTCTCCAAAAGGTGCCACAGGATATGGAGTGAGACTACTTAATGAATTTTTAATTAAGAATTATGAAAAATAA
- a CDS encoding LptF/LptG family permease, which yields MSLINIYFRKSFCDYLKIFALTFIGFILVIFLFDILEISRIASKYSANFSVVIKLSLMKNYSSLSQTIPMIILVSSLIYFDLKNKNNELIAAKSIGISNFKIVLPVILAVFLFGVCNITIINPVGTMLLKKYQNYEAHNFKKQTSLVSLSKSGIWLKNKLDNENLIINALRVSQLSNTMNDVKIFFINQNGGLERQIFAKSILFRNDDIVIKEAVIFDKHFFIKKEREMILPIKISISQIFENLATIDTISFFQLIEFIHITEESGLSSTRYLLHFIKELLSPLYIISMSMISFVFGSRSTNRKKFNLSSLHCLAVGFIIFFGTNFIHAIGLSGNISIILAVLFPVIVSNILALYLILYKN from the coding sequence ATGTCCTTAATCAACATTTACTTCAGAAAGAGCTTCTGTGATTATTTAAAAATATTTGCCCTCACATTTATTGGATTTATTTTAGTTATTTTTTTATTCGATATATTAGAAATTTCTAGGATTGCATCCAAGTATTCAGCAAATTTCTCAGTGGTTATCAAATTATCTTTGATGAAAAATTACAGCAGTTTAAGTCAGACTATACCGATGATTATTTTAGTATCCTCTTTAATATATTTTGATTTAAAAAATAAAAATAATGAATTGATTGCAGCAAAAAGCATAGGTATATCAAATTTTAAAATCGTCCTTCCTGTTATTTTAGCAGTTTTTCTCTTTGGCGTTTGCAACATTACAATCATTAATCCTGTTGGGACGATGTTGCTCAAAAAATATCAAAATTACGAAGCTCACAATTTCAAAAAACAAACAAGCCTGGTATCATTGTCAAAATCTGGGATATGGTTAAAAAACAAACTTGATAATGAAAATTTGATAATTAATGCTTTAAGAGTCTCACAACTTTCAAATACTATGAATGATGTAAAGATTTTTTTCATTAATCAAAATGGTGGATTGGAACGTCAAATTTTTGCAAAATCAATTTTATTTCGCAATGATGATATAGTGATAAAAGAAGCTGTAATATTTGATAAACACTTTTTCATAAAAAAAGAAAGAGAAATGATTCTACCTATAAAAATTTCTATATCACAGATATTTGAAAATTTAGCAACAATCGACACAATATCATTTTTTCAACTAATTGAATTCATACACATTACTGAAGAGTCAGGTTTATCGTCAACAAGATATCTACTACACTTTATTAAGGAATTATTATCACCACTCTATATAATTAGTATGTCTATGATAAGCTTTGTATTTGGGAGTCGTTCAACAAACAGAAAAAAATTCAACTTATCTTCATTGCATTGCTTAGCAGTAGGATTTATTATATTCTTTGGTACAAATTTCATTCATGCAATTGGATTGTCAGGTAATATATCTATAATTTTAGCAGTGCTATTTCCAGTTATAGTCTCAAATATACTTGCATTATACCTTATACTGTATAAAAATTAA